The following proteins are encoded in a genomic region of Anabas testudineus chromosome 13, fAnaTes1.2, whole genome shotgun sequence:
- the LOC113172935 gene encoding extracellular calcium-sensing receptor-like, with product MLFTIEEINNRTDLLPGISLGYKMYDTCGSIAGSVKVALALANGNEVLSATSNTACSRPAQVQAIMGDTSSSPCMAVATVIGPFNIPLISHFATCACLSDKTKYPSFLRTIPSDYYQSRALAQLVKHFGWTWVGAIRSNNDYGNKGMATFIETAQQLGICLEYSVSFFRTDPPNKIDKIIEIIKASTSKVIVAFLPFPDMDILMYKLAQNNLTGYQWVGSEGWIFDSQIAEMDKNHILDGAIGLSIPKAHVTGMREFILNFKPVNSSGNDMVAEFWEAVFDCKFKQSNSSTENQRVCTGHEDLSGLQQSFIDMALMPIFNNVYKGVYAVAHALQRILGCNKTCDYKVQLDPFTILQHIRKINFRTKEGDEVYFNENGDPPAKYEIINWQPTENGVVDFVTVGLYDASLPADKQLTLQNNSIIWAQTEKKVPVSVCSEKCPPGTRKVLQKGKPVCCYDCIRCAEGEISNITDSITCVRCQPEFWSNERRDACVKKETEFLSFEEIMGALLTAASLFGTCMTAVVAFIFFRYRKTPIVRANNSELSFLLLFSLTLCFLCSLTFIGRPSEWSCMLRHTAFGITFVLCISCVLGKTMVVLMAFRASLPGSNVMKWFGPTQQRLSVLAFTLIQVIICILWLTISPPFPFKNFKEIKDKIILECALGSTVGFWAVLGYIGLLASFCFILAFLARKLPDNFNEAKFITFSMLIFCAVWITFIPAYVSSPGKFSVAVEIFAILASSVGLLICIFIPKCYIILLRPENNTKKNMMGKGAPKPI from the exons ATGCTCTTTACCATTGAGGAGATTAATAATAGGACAGACCTACTACCTGGTATATCACTCGGATATAAGATGTATGATACTTGTGGCTCCATTGCTGGAAGTGTGAAGGTTGCACTGGCCTTGGCTAATGGTAATGAAGTTCTGTCTGCAACCTCCAACACTGCATGTAGTAGACCTGCACAAGTGCAAGCAATTATGGGAGATacctcttcctctccttgcATGGCTGTAGCTACTGTCATTGGACCCTTTAATATCCCATTG ATCAGCCACTTTGCCACCTGTGCTTGTCTCAGTGACAAAACCAAGTACCCATCCTTCCTCAGAACAATACCCAGTGACTATTATCAGAGCAGAGCTCTGGCTCAATTGGTCAAACACTTTGGTTGGACTTGGGTTGGAGCTATAAGAAGCAATAATGATTATGGCAATAAGGGCATGGCTACATTCATAGAAACTGCACAGCAACTGGGAATCTGTCTGGAATATTCTGTATCTTTCTTTAGAACAGATCCACCAAACAAAATCGacaaaataattgaaattaTCAAGGCTTCTACCTCTAAGGTGATTGTTGCTTTTTTGCCTTTCCCAGATATGGACATACTAATGTATAAGTTGGCTCAAAACAACTTGACTGGGTACCAGTGGGTAGGTAGTGAGGGTTGGATTTTTGATTCCCAAATTGCAGAAATGGATAAGAATCACATTCTGGATGGTGCTATAGGCCTGTCCATCCCCAAAGCACATGTCACTGGCATGAGAGAGTTCATATTAAACTTCAAACCAGTCAATTCATCAGGCAATGACATGGTAGCAGAATTCTGGGAGGCAGTATTTGACTGTAAGTTCAAACAGTCAAATTCATCAACAGAAAATCAGAGAGTATGTACTGGACATGAAGATCTCAGTGGATTGCAACAGAGCTTTATTGATATGGCACTTATGCCCATATTCAACAATGTCTATAAAGGAGTGTATGCTGTGGCTCATGCACTTCAAAGAATTCTTGgctgtaataaaacatgtgaTTACAAGGTGCAACTAGATCCATTCACA attttacagcACATCCGAAAGATTAATTTCAGGACAAAGGAAGGAGATgaagtttactttaatgagaATGGAGACCCACCAGCAAAGTATGAAATTATAAACTGGCAGCCAACAGAAAATGGTGTTGTGGACTTTGTCACAGTTGGTCTTTATGAtgcatctttacctgcagacaaacagctgactCTGCAAAATAATTCTATAATTTgggcacagacagaaaaaaag GTCCCTgtgtcagtttgcagtgagaaatGTCCCCCAGGAACTCGCAAAGTTCTCCAGAAAGGAAAACCTGTCTGCTGCTATGACTGTATAAgatgtgcagagggagaaataagcAACATTACAG attcTATCACCTGTGTGCGATGTCAGCCTGAATTCTGGTCCAATGAGAGAAGAGATGCCTGTGTAAAGAAGGAGACAGAGTTTCTATCATTTGAAGAAATTATGGGagcactgctcactgcagcatctttatttggaacatgcatgactgctgttgtagcattcatcttcttcagatacaggaaaacacctattgtcagggccaacaactctgagctgagcttcctgctgctcttctccttgactctgtgtttcctgtgttctctgacctttatcggtcgaccctctgagtggtcctgcatgctgagacacacagcattcggcatcacctttgtcctctgtatctcttgtgttctggggaaaactatggtggtgttaatggccttcagggcttcacttccaggcagtaatgtgatgaaatggtttggaccaacacagcagagactcagtgttcTGGCTTTCACCCTCATCCAGGTTATAATATGTATCCTCTGGTTAacaatttctcctccttttccatttaagaactttaaagaaatcaaagacaaaatcatcttaGAATGTGCTCTGGGTTCAACTGTGGGATTTTGGGCTGTACTTGGGTACATAGGTCTTctggcctctttctgtttcattcttgcttttttggctcggaaactacctgataacttcaatgaggccaaatttatcaccttcagcatgttgatcttctgtgcagtgtggatcacgtttattccagcttatgtcagctctcctgggaagttcagtgttgctgtagagatatttgctattctggCCTCCAGTGTTGGACTgctaatttgtatttttattccaaaatgttatattatcttACTGAGACCGGAgaataatacaaaaaagaatatgatgGGAAAAGGAGCACCAAAGCCAATCTGA
- the LOC113166297 gene encoding extracellular calcium-sensing receptor-like — protein sequence MGDPENSQLSKAGDIILGGVFSFHTSWKDRQDTYTRKPLPLECISLNFRDFQIAQAMIFAIEEINNSTDLLPGIFLGYKMHDTCGSIARSVKVALALANGNEVVSETSNAACSRRAQVQVIMGDTSSSPCMAVATVIGPLNIPMISPYATCACLSDKTKYPSFLRTIPSDYYQSRALAQLVKHFGWTWIGVIRSNNDYGNNGMAIFTEAAQQLGICLEYSVSIFRTDPPNKIQKMIEIIKHSTSKVIVAFLHFPDMEVLLHEFSKQNLTRYQWVGSEGWMFDSQIAKMDKNHILGGAIGLAIPKAHVSGMREFILDVKPVNFSGNELLAEFWETLFNCKFRLINSSMENQRECTGHEDLSGLQQSFIDMSYMAIFNNVYKGVYAVAHALHNILDCNETCDYKMQLDPFVILQRVKKIHFKTKEGEEVYFNENGDLPAKYEIINWQPTENGVVDFVTVGLYDASLPADKQLSLQNKSLFWAQNSKQVPVSVCSEKCPPGTRKVLQKGKPVCCYDCIRCAEGEISNSTDSITCVQCQPEFWPNERRDVCVKKEAEFLSYEEIMGALLTAASLFGTCMTAVVAFIFFRYRKTPIVRANNSELSFLLLFSLTLCFLCSLTFIGRPSEWSCMLRHTAFGITFVLCISCVLGKTMVVLMAFKASLPGSNVMKWFGPTQQRLSVLAFTLIQVVICILWLTISPPFPFKNFKEIKDKIILECALGSTVGFWAVLGYIGLLASFCFILAFLARKLPDNFNEAKFITFSMLIFCAVWVTFIPAYVSSPGKFSVAVEIFAILASSFGLLICIFIPKCYIILLRPEKNTKKNMMNK from the exons ATGGGTGATCCTGAGAACTCTCAGCTATCTAAAGCCGGTGACATTATATTAGGAGgagtattttcttttcacaccAGCTGGAAAGACCGACAAGATACCTACACACGTAAACCACTACCACTGGAATGCATAAG TTTGAATTTCAGAGATTTCCAGATTGCCCAGGCTATGATTTTTGCCATTGAGGAGATTAATAACAGCACAGATCTACTACCTGGCATCTTTCTAGGATATAAAATGCATGACACTTGTGGCTCCATTGCCAGAAGTGTGAAGGTTGCACTGGCCTTAGCTAATGGTAATGAAGTTGTGTCTGAAACCTCTAATGCTGCATGTAGTAGACGTGCGCAAGTGCAAGTAATTATGGGAGATacctcttcctctccttgcATGGCTGTAGCTACTGTTATTGGACCCCTTAATATCCCGATG ATAAGTCCCTATGCCACCTGTGCTTGTCTTAGTGACAAAACCAAGTACCCATCCTTCCTCAGAACAATACCCAGTGACTATTATCAGAGCAGAGCTCTGGCTCAGTTGGTCAAGCACTTTGGTTGGACTTGGATTGGAGTTATAAGAAGCAATAATGATTATGGCAATAATGGTATGGCTATATTCACAGAAGCTGCACAGCAACTGGGAATCTGTCTGGAATATTCTGTATCTATCTTTAGAACAGATccaccaaacaaaatacaaaagatgaTTGAAATAATCAAACATTCTACTTCCAAGGTCATTGTTGCTTTCCTACACTTCCCAGATATGGAAGTGCTACTACATGAGTTTTCTAAACAAAATCTGACTAGGTACCAGTGGGTAGGCAGTGAGGGCTGGATGTTTGATTCTCAGATTGCAAAAATGGATAAGAATCACATTCTTGGTGGTGCCATAGGCTTGGCCATCCCAAAAGCACATGTCAGTGGCATGAGAGAATTCATATTAGATGTTAAGCCAGTCAATTTCTCAGGTAATGAACTGTTAGCAGAGTTCTGGGAGACATTATTTAACTGTAAGTTCAGACTAATAAATTCTTCAATGGAGAATCAGAGAGAATGTACTGGACATGAAGATCTGAGTGGGTTACAACAGAGCTTTATTGACATGTCATATATGGCTATATTTAACAATGTCTATAAAGGAGTATATGCTGTGGCTCATGCATTGCATAATATTCTTGACTGTAATGAAACATGTGACTACAAGATGCAGCTAGATCCATTTGTG attttacagcGTGTAAAAaagattcattttaaaacaaaggaaggagaagaagtcTACTTTAATGAGAATGGAGACCTACCAGCAAAGTATGAAATTATAAACTGGCAGCCAACAGAAAATGGTGTTGTGGACTTTGTCACAGTTGGTCTTTATGAtgcatctttacctgcagacaaacaactGAGTCTGCAAAATAAGTCTTTATTTTGGGCTCAGAACTCAAAACAG GTTCCTgtgtcagtttgcagtgagaaatGTCCCCCAGGAACTCGTAAGGTTCTCCAGAAAGGAAagcctgtctgctgctatgactgtataagatgtgcagagggagaaataagcAACTCTACAG ATTCTATTACCTGTGTGCAATGTCAGCCTGAATTCTGGCCAAATGAGAGAAGAGATGTCTGTGTAaagaaggaagcagagtttctatcatatgaagaaattatgggagcactgctcactgcagcatctttatttggaacatgcatgactgctgttgtagcattcatcttcttcagatacaggaaaactcctattgtcagggccaacaactctgagctgagcttcctgctgctcttctccttgactctgtgtttcctgtgttctctgacctttatcggtcgaccctctgagtggtcctgcatgctgagacacacagcattcggcatcacctttgtcctctgtatctcttgtgttctggggaaaactatggtggtgttaatggccttcaaggcttcacttccaggcagtaatgtgatgaaatggtttggaccaacacagcagagactcagtgttctggccttcactctcatccaggttgtaatatgtatcctctggttaacaatttctcctccttttccatttaagaactttaaagaaatcaaagacaaaatcatcttaGAATGTGCTCTGGGTTCAACTGTAGGATTTTGGGCTGTACTTGGGTACATAGGCCTTctggcctctttctgtttcattcttgcttttctggCTCGGAAACTTCCTGATAACTTCAATGAGGCcaaatttatcaccttcagcatgttgatcttctgtgcagtctgggtcacttttattccagcttacgtcagctctcctgggaagttcagtgttgctgtagagatatttgctattctggcctccagttttggactgttgatttgtatttttattccaaaatgttacattatctTACTGAGACCTGAgaagaatacaaaaaagaatatgatgAATAAATGA
- the LOC113171903 gene encoding extracellular calcium-sensing receptor-like: protein MGDPENSQLSKGGDIILGGVFSFHSSWKDRQDTYTRKPLPLECTSLNFRGFQFSQSMRFAIEEINNSTDLLPGMSLGYKMYDTCSSIAKSVKVALALANDDVVSATEAPCNRLAQVQAIVGETSSSPCLAIATVIGPFHIPQISPFATCACLSDKTKYPSFLRTIPSDYYQSRALAQLVKHFGWTWVGAIRSNNDYGNNGMAIFTETAQQLGICLEYSVSFFRTDPPNKIQKIMEIIKLSTSKVIVAFLSSLDMDVLIYKLSLHNLSGYQWVGSEAWVFDSHNAEKDHQHILDGTIGLSIPKVHVSGMREFIIDVKPLTLLGNETITEFWETLFNCKFNQSNSSAENLTKCSGDEDLSGLQHSFTDMSLMPIFNDVYKGVYAVAHALHNILGCNKTCNLKVTLDPFTILQHIKKIHFKTKEGEEVYFNENGDPPAKYEIINWQPTGNGVVDFVTVGLYDASLPADKQLSLQNNSIIWAQTEKKVPVSVCSEKCPPGTRKVLQKGKPVCCYDCLRCAEGEISNTTDSITCVRCQPEFWSNERRDACVKKEAEFLSFEEIMGALLTAASLFGTCMTAVVAFIFFRYRKTPIVRANNSELSFLLLFSLTLCFLCSLTFIGRPSEWSCMLRHTAFGITFVLCISCVLGKTMVVLMAFRASLPGSNVMKWFGPTQQRLSVLAFTLIQVVICILWLTISPPFPFKNLKEIKDKIILECALGSTVGFWAVLGYIGLLASFCFILAFLARKLPDNFNEAKFITFSMLIFCAVWITFIPAYVSSPGKFSVAVEIFAILASSFGLLICIFIPKCYIILLKPEKNTKSNVMGRGAQKYSEHL, encoded by the exons ATGGGTGATCCTGAGAACTCTCAGCTATCTAAGGGCGGTGACATTATATTAGGAGgagtattttcttttcacagcaGCTGGAAAGACAGACAAGATACCTACACACGCAAACCACTGCCACTGGAATGCACCAG TTTAAATTTCAGGGGGTTCCAGTTTTCCCAGTCTATGCGCTTTGCCATTGAGGAGATTAATAACAGCACAGACCTACTACCTGGAATGTCTCTGggatataaaatgtatgatacTTGTAGTTCTATTGCTAAAAGTGTGAAGGTTGCACTGGCCTTAGCCAATGATGATGTTGTATCTGCAACAGAGGCTCCTTGTAATAGACTTGCACAAGTGCAGGCAATTGTGGGAGAAACATCTTCTTCTCCTTGTTTGGCTATAGCTACTGTCATTGGACCCTTTCATATCCCACAG ATCAGTCCCTTTGCCACCTGTGCTTGTCTCAGTGACAAAACCAAGTACCCATCCTTCCTCAGAACTATCCCCAGTGACTATTATCAGAGCAGGGCTCTGGCTCAGTTGGTCAAGCACTTTGGTTGGACTTGGGTTGGAGCTATACGAAGCAATAATGATTATGGCAATAATGGTATGGCTATATTCACGGAAACTGCACAGCAGCTAGGAATCTGTCTGGAGTATTCTGTATCTTTCTTTAGAACAGATccaccaaacaaaatacaaaagataaTGGAAATCATCAAGCTTTCCACTTCCAAGGTCATTGTTGCTTTTCTGTCCAGCTTGGATATGGATGTACTAATTTATAAGTTATCTCTCCACAACTTATCTGGGTACCAGTGGGTAGGTAGTGAGGCCTGGGTCTTTGATTCCCATAATGCTGAAAAGGATCACCAACACATTCTGGATGGTACTATAGGTCTGTCCATCCCCAAAGTACATGTTAGTGGCATGAGAGAGTTCATAATAGATGTGAAGCCACTCACTTTGTTGGGTAATGAGACAATAACAGAGTTTTGGGAGACATTGTTTAACTGTAAGTTTAACCAATCAAATTCATCAGCAGAAAATCTGACAAAATGTAGTGGAGATGAAGATCTGAGTGGTTTGCAACACAGCTTCACTGATATGTCACTTATGCCAATATTTAATGATGTCTATAAAGGAGTGTATGCTGTGGCTCATGCACTTCACAATATCCTTGgctgtaataaaacatgtaacttGAAGGTGACTCTGGATCCATTCACG attttacagcACATAAAAAAGATTCATTTCAAgacaaaggaaggagaagaagtttactttaatgagaATGGAGACCCACCagcaaaatatgaaattataaacTGGCAGCCAACAGGAAATGGTGTTGTGGACTTTGTCACAGTTGGTCTTTATGAtgcatctttacctgcagacaaacagctgagtcTGCAAAATAATTCTATAATTTgggcacagacagaaaaaaag GTTCCTgtgtcagtttgcagtgagaaatGCCCCCCAGGAACTCGCAAGGTTCTCCAGAAAGGAAagcctgtctgctgctatgACTGTTTAAgatgtgcagagggagaaataagcAACACAACAG ATTCTATCACCTGTGTGCGGTGTCAGCCTGAATTCTGGTCCAATGAGAGAAGAGATGCCTGTGTAaagaaggaagcagagtttCTATCATTTGAAGAAATTATGGGAGCACTactcactgcagcatctttatttggaacatgcatgactgctgttgtagcattcatcttcttcagataCAGGAAAACGCCtattgtcagggccaacaactctgaactgagcttcctgctgctcttctccctgactctgtgtttcctgtgttctctgacTTTTATCGGCCGACCCTCTGAGTGGTcctgcatgctgagacacacagcgttcggcatcacctttgtcctctgtatctcttgtgttctggggaaaactatggtggtgttaatggccttcagagcttcacttccaggcagtaatgtgatgaaatggtttggaccaacacagcagagactcagtgttctggctttcactctcatccaggttgtaatatgtatcctctggttaacaatttctcctccttttccatttaagaacttaaaagaaatcaaagacaaaatcatcttaGAATGTGCTCTGGGTTCAACTGTAGGATTTTGGGCTGTACTTGGGTACATAGGCCTTctggcctctttctgtttcattcttgcttttctggctcggaaactacctgataacttcaatgaggccaaatttatcaccttcagcatgttgatcttctgtgcagtgtggatcacttttattccagcttatgtcagctctcctgggaagttcagtgttgctgtagagatatttgctattctggcctccagttttggactgttgatttgtatttttattccaaaatgttatattatcttactgaaaccagagaagaacacaaaaagTAATGTGATGGGGAGAGGGGCACAAAAATATTCTGAACATTTATAA